In one window of Bemisia tabaci chromosome 4, PGI_BMITA_v3 DNA:
- the LOC109034157 gene encoding uncharacterized protein has product MDETISVGRDMRWIFISLHATVVSLLLSTVVAEHGSKKVEIIHLNPNSDPSMLPVWHHFLSLEDLALREDKPKILGPTIPTGYVVNKPGSGGANDRVDPPKPPQPIDKQSQQVTETDLYLLGAIEKLVYRVDLMDKRLRRTEELLQHVIEGGSNQREDPCPGNFTRVARNCYHFSERQFNWKSAMSMCKSLGGNLLELESKEEYTEFITFLLADKQTRGHDFWTGGLNPGLLWIWANSAQPVVKKNSNRPEDEIAGNGRCLKIAYNTNSRIYHYYGADCGARQRYVCEHEENTTLRALRRIHKALKDKSEL; this is encoded by the exons ATGGACGAAACAATTTCG GTGGGCCGAGACATGAGGTGGATTTTCATATCACTTCACGCAACTGTGGTGTCCCTTCTCCTTTCAACTGTGGTGGCTGAACATGGCAGTAAAAAGG tggaaaTCATTCACTTGAACCCGAATTCGGACCCGAGTATGCTACCAGTATGGCACCACTTTCTATCGCTCGAGGACCTGGCACTTCGGGAAGATAAACCGAAAATACTGGGCCCGACCATTCCAACCGGATACGTAGTCAACAAGCCAGGCAGCGGTGGCGCCAACGATAGAGTAGACCCTCCAAAACCGCCGCAACCAATCGATAAACAA TCACAGCAAGTCACAGAGACTGACCTGTACTTACTGGGCGCAATTGAAAAACTTGTCTATCGAGTCGACCTGATGGATAAAAGACTGAGACGAACAGAAGAGCTTTTGCAGCATGTCATCGAAGGGGGCAGTAATCAAAGAGAAG ATCCTTgtcccggtaattttacccgAGTTGCCCGGAATTGCTACCACTTCAGCGAGCGCCAATTCAACTGGAAGTCGGCCATGAGTATGTGCAAAAGCCTTGGTGGTAACTTGTTGGAGCTTGAATCCAAGGAAGAGTACACGGAATTCATTACTTTTCTCCTTGCGGATAAACAAACCAGAG GTCATGATTTTTGGACGGGAGGACTAAATCCAGGACTTTTGTGGATTTGGGCGAATAGTGCACAACCAGTCGTAAAGAAGAATTCAAATCGACCGGAGGATGAGATCGCCGGAAATGGAAGATGCCTGAAAATAGCTTACAATACCAACAGCAGGATTTATCATTACTATGGCGCAGATTGTGGAGCTAGACAGAGATATGTTTGCGAACATGAAGAAAATACAACGCTAAGAGCATTGCGTAGAATTCACAAAGCTCTCAAGGATAAATCAGAATTGTAA